A genomic stretch from Catenulispora sp. GP43 includes:
- a CDS encoding alpha-ketoacid dehydrogenase subunit beta, with protein MTILSYLKALNRAIGDEMERDPAVCVFGEDVRVAVSNVTAGLVKRFGTERVLDMPISEQAFTGIATGAALAGRRPLIEYQIPALLFIAFEQIVNQAHKFSLMTGGQARVPVTYLVPSSGSRDGWAGQHSDHPYSLFAHIGVKTVVPATPADAYGLLVTAIRDDDPVVVFAPAGAMGRRADMDLAQLAPVPLGVGRIHRPGTDVTVVAVGHLVHDALEVAEELAETVDVEVFDPRSLHPFDWQGLAASLERTGRLVVVDDSNRSCGIGGEVLATAAETMRLVAPPRRVTRPDGAVLPFAEGLDRALQPTREQLRHAIQGVMKAGTTA; from the coding sequence ATGACCATCCTCTCCTACCTCAAGGCCCTGAACCGCGCCATCGGCGACGAGATGGAGCGCGACCCGGCGGTGTGCGTGTTCGGCGAGGACGTCCGCGTCGCCGTCTCGAACGTCACCGCGGGCCTGGTCAAGCGCTTCGGCACCGAGCGGGTGCTCGACATGCCGATCTCCGAGCAGGCCTTCACCGGCATCGCGACCGGGGCGGCGCTGGCCGGGCGGCGTCCGCTGATCGAGTACCAGATCCCGGCGCTGCTGTTCATCGCCTTCGAGCAGATCGTCAACCAGGCGCACAAGTTCTCGCTGATGACCGGCGGGCAGGCCAGGGTGCCGGTGACGTACCTGGTCCCCAGCTCCGGGTCCCGCGACGGCTGGGCGGGCCAGCACTCCGACCACCCCTACAGCCTGTTCGCGCACATCGGGGTGAAGACCGTCGTGCCGGCCACCCCCGCCGATGCCTACGGGCTGCTGGTCACCGCCATCCGCGACGACGACCCGGTGGTGGTGTTCGCCCCGGCCGGCGCGATGGGACGGCGGGCCGACATGGACCTGGCGCAGCTGGCGCCGGTGCCGCTGGGCGTCGGGCGGATCCACCGCCCCGGCACCGACGTCACCGTCGTCGCGGTCGGCCACCTGGTGCACGACGCGCTCGAGGTCGCCGAGGAACTCGCCGAGACCGTCGACGTCGAGGTCTTCGACCCGCGCAGCCTGCACCCCTTCGACTGGCAGGGCCTGGCCGCCTCGCTGGAGCGCACCGGACGCCTGGTCGTGGTCGACGACAGCAACCGCTCCTGCGGCATCGGCGGCGAGGTCCTGGCCACCGCCGCCGAAACGATGCGCCTGGTCGCCCCGCCCAGACGCGTCACCCGGCCCGACGGCGCGGTGCTGCCGTTCGCCGAAGGCCTCGACCGCGCGCTCCAGCCGACGCGCGAGCAACTGCGCCATGCGATCCAGGGCGTGATGAAAGCGGGTACCACCGCATGA
- a CDS encoding DUF3050 domain-containing protein, protein MAATRYDWGQRHPGIEQLENRIAEARNEVVGHALYARLRDTEAIRAFLEHHVFAVWDFMSLLKSLQRNLTCVAVPWVPTGPTGSRRLINDIVLVEESDELRGGFISHFELYVQGMTEAGADTSVIEAFIALLRAGVPVDTALTEAGVPAPSAEFVALTWDIIATAPVHCQAAAFAFGREDLIPDMFQQVVRVNENVGSLDTFVDYLARHIEVDGEEHTPMAMQMLADLCGDDDTKWDECAETVTRALRARAKLWDGILASIGEREAALVGSSDG, encoded by the coding sequence ATGGCAGCCACCCGTTACGACTGGGGCCAGCGGCACCCGGGCATCGAGCAGCTGGAGAACCGGATCGCGGAGGCGCGCAACGAGGTCGTCGGGCACGCGCTGTACGCGCGGCTGCGCGACACCGAGGCGATCCGCGCGTTCCTGGAGCACCACGTGTTCGCGGTGTGGGACTTCATGTCGCTGCTGAAGTCGCTGCAGCGCAACCTGACGTGCGTCGCGGTCCCGTGGGTGCCGACCGGCCCCACCGGCAGCCGCCGCCTGATCAACGACATCGTCCTGGTCGAGGAGAGCGACGAGCTGCGCGGCGGCTTCATCAGCCACTTCGAGCTGTACGTCCAGGGCATGACCGAGGCCGGCGCGGACACCTCCGTCATCGAGGCCTTCATCGCCCTGCTGCGCGCCGGCGTCCCGGTGGACACCGCGCTGACCGAAGCCGGCGTCCCCGCCCCCTCCGCCGAATTCGTGGCCCTGACCTGGGACATCATCGCCACCGCCCCGGTCCACTGCCAGGCCGCCGCCTTCGCCTTCGGCCGCGAGGACCTGATCCCCGACATGTTCCAGCAGGTGGTCCGGGTCAACGAGAACGTCGGCAGCCTCGACACCTTCGTGGACTACCTGGCGCGCCACATCGAGGTCGACGGCGAGGAGCACACGCCGATGGCCATGCAGATGCTCGCCGACCTGTGCGGCGACGACGACACGAAGTGGGACGAGTGCGCCGAGACGGTGACGCGCGCGCTGCGGGCCCGGGCGAAGCTGTGGGACGGGATCCTGGCCTCGATCGGGGAGCGCGAGGCGGCGCTGGTCGGAAGCAGTGATGGCTGA
- a CDS encoding class I adenylate-forming enzyme family protein, translating into MTVSGIRAALAADPGLGAGNVLHKLIEHGAALDSPGMTFDTAVDEHPAGHPLTLGELRDAVAARAAWLSEQGIGPRDPVAVYVTTAADTFLHFMALNWLGAIPALMNPNLPGDVAAEYIRRLRAVGLLTDADHRRLLARSERGLELGFRIDAVYDVTATPVGDPAAAPVPYRHADEDPIAITHSSGTTRMPAAVTQTHGNLFVGTRLLRLKKPRARGTDRILSVLPAPHAAGIMAINHALCNRSELLYISRPDDGPAVVDAIESWRPTGVFGFAVTWAELARIDLSERAVDSVSLWYNTGDCAHEPHIRHLVTAGSYERVTREGVQRVPGSMFVDGLGSSEMGHSAFHITHTPDTERYGRCVGQVHDFVEIKLLDPATGDEVPVGEVGLCGMKSASLSPGYWNDSLNTYRNHRNGYYLTGDLLYRDEEGYYYHVDRMVDAVDLGQGRWLYTAMSEERILKASPDVLDCTVVAVPTDAGVVTDVLLTLHPWADPHRDWEPAVRGALSDAAAATLRSVLVIGDDKLVIGPTGKVRKFLMRQRHAADAVAANTTAADATAADPTAAAATAADAVTVPASTAAAESGAR; encoded by the coding sequence ATGACCGTCTCCGGCATCCGCGCCGCGCTCGCCGCCGATCCGGGCCTGGGCGCGGGCAACGTCCTGCACAAGCTCATCGAGCACGGCGCGGCCCTGGACAGCCCCGGCATGACCTTCGACACCGCCGTCGACGAGCACCCCGCCGGGCACCCGCTCACCCTGGGCGAGCTGCGCGACGCCGTCGCGGCGCGCGCCGCCTGGCTGTCCGAGCAGGGCATCGGCCCGCGCGACCCGGTGGCCGTCTACGTCACCACCGCCGCCGACACCTTCCTGCACTTCATGGCCCTGAACTGGCTCGGCGCGATCCCGGCGCTGATGAACCCCAATCTGCCGGGCGACGTGGCCGCCGAGTACATCCGCCGTCTGCGGGCCGTCGGGCTGCTCACAGACGCGGATCACCGGCGGCTGCTCGCCCGGTCCGAGCGCGGTCTGGAACTGGGGTTCCGGATCGACGCGGTGTACGACGTGACGGCCACGCCGGTCGGCGACCCGGCCGCGGCACCGGTGCCCTACCGGCACGCCGACGAGGACCCGATCGCGATCACCCACTCCTCAGGCACCACCCGGATGCCCGCCGCGGTGACCCAGACGCACGGGAACCTGTTCGTCGGCACGCGCCTGCTGCGCCTGAAGAAGCCCCGGGCCCGCGGCACCGACCGGATCCTCAGCGTCCTGCCGGCGCCGCACGCCGCCGGGATCATGGCGATCAACCACGCGCTGTGCAACCGCAGCGAGCTGCTGTACATCTCCCGTCCCGACGACGGCCCGGCGGTGGTGGACGCCATCGAGTCCTGGCGGCCCACCGGCGTGTTCGGCTTCGCGGTCACCTGGGCCGAGCTGGCCCGGATCGACCTGTCCGAGCGGGCCGTGGACTCGGTGTCGCTCTGGTACAACACCGGCGACTGCGCGCACGAGCCGCACATCCGCCACCTGGTCACCGCCGGCTCCTACGAGCGGGTCACGCGCGAGGGCGTGCAGCGCGTCCCCGGCTCGATGTTCGTCGACGGCCTGGGCTCCTCCGAGATGGGCCACTCGGCGTTCCACATCACCCACACCCCCGACACCGAGCGCTACGGCCGCTGCGTCGGCCAGGTCCACGACTTCGTGGAGATCAAGCTGCTCGACCCGGCCACCGGCGACGAGGTCCCGGTCGGCGAGGTGGGGCTGTGCGGGATGAAGTCGGCGTCGCTGTCGCCGGGCTACTGGAACGACTCCCTGAACACCTACCGCAACCACCGCAACGGCTACTACCTCACCGGCGACCTGCTCTACCGGGACGAGGAGGGCTACTACTACCACGTGGACCGCATGGTCGACGCGGTCGACCTCGGCCAGGGCCGCTGGCTGTACACGGCGATGTCGGAGGAGCGGATCCTCAAGGCCAGCCCGGATGTCCTGGACTGCACGGTCGTGGCCGTGCCGACCGACGCCGGCGTCGTGACGGACGTGCTGCTCACCCTGCATCCGTGGGCCGACCCGCACCGCGACTGGGAGCCGGCGGTGCGCGGCGCGCTGTCGGACGCCGCGGCCGCGACCCTTCGCAGCGTCCTGGTGATCGGCGACGACAAGCTGGTCATCGGCCCGACCGGCAAGGTCCGCAAGTTCCTGATGCGCCAGCGGCACGCCGCCGACGCGGTGGCTGCCAACACAACCGCCGCCGACGCAACCGCTGCCGACCCAACCGCCGCCGCCGCAACCGCCGCCGACGCAGTCACCGTCCCCGCAAGCACCGCCGCGGCCGAAAGCGGTGCCCGGTGA
- a CDS encoding SDR family oxidoreductase, with protein sequence MTEKNSANSANSANSANSANSANSANSANSANSANSATPVALVTGGGNGIGEALCAKLAGAGHRVVVVDVDGEAAAKVAESCGGLPFEADVSDPKQNLAMVAHAVDCFGRLDVAVLNAGVSSDQPPDLPLDLDRYRRVLGVNIDGLAFGIDAAAPELAHHGGRILVTASLAGLGPDQANPLYALTKTAAIGYVRAIAASLTQRGVSINALCPGFTDTAILGITRLLIRKQRFPLLSPDDVAAAALTVLDTPGTGQAWTLVAGRPPQPFAFPPLPTTLMPDGTQAQFRPFLSKAPKKEDTP encoded by the coding sequence ATGACCGAGAAGAACTCCGCGAACTCCGCGAACTCCGCGAACTCCGCGAACTCCGCGAACTCCGCGAACTCCGCGAACTCCGCGAACTCCGCGAACTCCGCGAACTCCGCGACCCCCGTGGCTCTGGTCACCGGCGGCGGCAACGGCATCGGCGAGGCGCTGTGCGCGAAGCTCGCCGGGGCCGGCCACCGCGTCGTGGTCGTGGACGTCGACGGCGAGGCCGCCGCGAAGGTCGCGGAGAGCTGCGGCGGCCTCCCCTTCGAGGCCGACGTCAGCGACCCGAAGCAGAACCTTGCGATGGTCGCCCACGCCGTCGATTGCTTCGGCCGCCTGGACGTCGCCGTCCTCAACGCCGGAGTCAGCTCCGACCAGCCGCCGGACCTCCCGCTGGACCTCGACCGCTACCGCCGCGTCCTGGGCGTGAACATCGACGGCCTGGCCTTCGGCATCGACGCCGCGGCCCCCGAACTGGCGCACCACGGCGGGCGCATCCTGGTCACCGCCTCCCTGGCCGGCCTCGGCCCGGACCAGGCGAACCCGCTCTACGCGCTCACCAAGACCGCCGCCATCGGCTACGTCCGCGCCATCGCCGCCTCGCTCACGCAACGTGGCGTCAGCATCAATGCCCTGTGTCCCGGCTTCACCGACACCGCGATCCTCGGCATCACCCGCCTCCTGATCCGCAAGCAGCGCTTCCCGCTGCTGAGTCCCGACGACGTCGCCGCCGCCGCGCTGACCGTCCTGGACACGCCCGGCACCGGGCAGGCCTGGACCCTGGTCGCCGGCCGCCCGCCCCAGCCCTTCGCCTTCCCCCCGCTGCCCACGACCCTGATGCCCGACGGCACCCAGGCGCAGTTCCGGCCCTTCCTGAGCAAGGCGCCGAAGAAGGAGGACACGCCATGA
- a CDS encoding thiamine pyrophosphate-dependent dehydrogenase E1 component subunit alpha — MRSFEQRAVELVRSRDIFGGIHPYTGQEAIAAGTCAALRPDDLITSTHRGHGHVLAKGADPARMMAELTGRSTGLNQGRGGSMHAADFGIGILGANAIVGAAAPIATGAAWAARCAGSDRVVLTYFGDGAVSQGVVLETFNLAALWRAPVVFVCENNGFATTTRTQDAVAGSITARAEAFGIPAERVDGMDPEAVFAATARAVARARRAQGPTLLECTTYRYDAHHTWEHSARPRYRSPEEIELGRGVDPLDIQGARIDGARREQIDAEIEALLEDAVRFALDSPHPDPATALDFLYADGTTARAGAL; from the coding sequence ATCCGCAGCTTCGAGCAGCGCGCCGTCGAGCTCGTCCGCTCCCGCGACATCTTCGGCGGCATCCACCCCTACACCGGCCAGGAGGCCATCGCGGCCGGCACCTGCGCCGCCCTGCGCCCCGACGACCTCATCACCAGCACGCATCGCGGCCATGGCCACGTTTTGGCCAAGGGTGCCGACCCGGCGCGCATGATGGCCGAGCTCACCGGGCGTTCGACCGGTCTGAACCAGGGGCGGGGCGGGTCGATGCATGCCGCCGACTTCGGGATCGGCATCCTCGGCGCGAACGCCATCGTCGGGGCCGCCGCGCCCATCGCGACCGGGGCGGCGTGGGCTGCGCGGTGTGCCGGGTCCGATCGGGTGGTGCTCACCTACTTCGGCGACGGCGCGGTCAGTCAGGGCGTGGTGCTGGAGACGTTCAACCTCGCCGCGCTGTGGCGGGCGCCGGTCGTCTTCGTCTGCGAGAACAACGGCTTCGCGACCACCACCCGCACCCAGGACGCCGTCGCCGGCTCCATCACCGCGCGCGCCGAGGCCTTCGGGATCCCCGCCGAGCGCGTCGACGGCATGGACCCCGAGGCCGTGTTCGCCGCGACCGCCAGGGCCGTGGCCCGTGCTCGACGCGCGCAGGGCCCGACCCTGCTGGAGTGCACCACCTACCGCTACGACGCCCACCACACCTGGGAGCACAGCGCGCGTCCCCGCTACCGCAGCCCCGAGGAGATCGAACTCGGGCGCGGCGTGGATCCGCTCGACATCCAGGGTGCGCGGATCGACGGCGCGCGGCGCGAGCAGATCGACGCCGAGATCGAGGCGCTGCTCGAGGACGCCGTGCGCTTCGCGCTGGACAGCCCGCATCCCGATCCGGCCACGGCGCTGGACTTCCTCTACGCAGACGGCACCACCGCCCGCGCCGGAGCGCTCTGA
- the hppD gene encoding 4-hydroxyphenylpyruvate dioxygenase — protein MDILGIDHVEFYVGDARQAAFFLCTAFGFHIAGHGGPETELPRQRSLLLAHGDSRVLLTSALGSAHPADGYVSRHGDGVGVIAFATGDATADYEEAVAAGATSVDAPRTYKDGADSVTTASVSGFGDVVHRFVERHGDSFWPGAIEAQAAPPREHPSLVRAIDHVAALVPAGELEPTVEYYQRVFGFKLIFEEYIEVGAQGMYSQVVQSPSGGATFTIIQPDMSRQSGQIDDFLAWHGGAGVQHLALSTDDIVTTVQTFAANGAGFAETPGTYYDALTERLGDIDLPVERLRPLGVLVDRDHWGQMFQIFAKSMHIRRTFFWELIERHGAKTFGTSNIPALYAAKERELAGVRDSLETGALGAMGAAG, from the coding sequence ATGGACATCCTCGGCATCGACCATGTCGAGTTCTACGTGGGAGACGCGAGACAAGCCGCGTTCTTCCTGTGCACCGCGTTCGGATTCCACATCGCCGGGCACGGCGGCCCGGAGACCGAGCTGCCCCGACAGCGCAGCCTGCTGCTGGCGCACGGGGACAGCAGGGTCCTGCTGACCTCGGCCCTGGGCAGCGCGCACCCCGCGGACGGCTACGTCTCGCGGCACGGCGACGGCGTCGGCGTCATCGCCTTCGCCACCGGCGACGCGACCGCCGACTACGAGGAGGCGGTGGCGGCCGGCGCGACGTCCGTCGACGCGCCGCGTACCTACAAGGACGGCGCCGACTCGGTGACCACCGCGAGCGTCAGCGGGTTCGGCGACGTGGTGCACCGCTTCGTGGAACGGCACGGCGACTCCTTCTGGCCCGGCGCGATCGAGGCTCAGGCGGCCCCACCGCGTGAGCACCCCAGCCTGGTCCGGGCCATCGACCACGTCGCGGCCCTGGTGCCGGCCGGGGAGCTGGAGCCGACCGTCGAGTACTACCAGCGGGTCTTCGGCTTCAAGCTGATCTTCGAGGAGTACATCGAGGTCGGCGCGCAGGGGATGTACTCGCAGGTGGTGCAGAGCCCGTCGGGCGGCGCGACGTTCACCATCATCCAGCCCGACATGAGCCGGCAGAGCGGCCAGATCGACGACTTCCTGGCCTGGCACGGCGGCGCCGGCGTGCAGCACCTGGCGCTGAGCACCGACGACATCGTGACCACGGTGCAGACCTTCGCCGCCAACGGCGCGGGCTTCGCCGAGACCCCCGGCACGTACTACGACGCGCTGACCGAGCGCCTCGGCGACATCGACCTGCCGGTGGAGCGGCTGCGGCCGCTGGGCGTGCTGGTCGACCGCGACCACTGGGGCCAGATGTTCCAGATCTTCGCCAAGTCGATGCACATCCGCCGGACCTTCTTCTGGGAGCTCATCGAGCGGCACGGCGCCAAGACGTTCGGCACCAGCAACATCCCCGCGCTGTACGCGGCGAAGGAACGGGAGCTCGCGGGTGTGCGGGACTCCTTGGAAACGGGAGCACTGGGAGCGATGGGAGCTGCGGGATGA
- a CDS encoding phytanoyl-CoA dioxygenase family protein: protein MTTESVQKQFLLTDEETALLPTDAEVREYQERGWFLTGKLFSDDEVDALVEATDRYYDGERSRELPARPPKLAAWKPSDGPVQRHNDYVHYESDAIAKILCKPLIGAVAARLARADEIRVFQSTLIYKPPIAGEPSNVVPWHFDRHYWASCTSEDMLTAFIPFHDCGPEMGTITMVDGSHRWTEIGREDSMVKHFAERDKADLERVLAENAAHNGAEIRKIPMDIPKGHMSFHHCRTYHGSGPNLSPRPRRAISFHLQDGANQNQRFELGDGTLAAYNHDVLVRRLPDGRPDYADPDFCPVLWRN, encoded by the coding sequence ATGACGACCGAGTCCGTACAGAAGCAGTTCCTCCTCACCGACGAGGAAACCGCGCTGCTGCCGACCGACGCCGAGGTCCGGGAGTACCAGGAGCGCGGCTGGTTCCTCACCGGCAAGCTGTTCTCCGATGACGAGGTCGACGCGCTCGTCGAGGCCACCGACCGGTACTACGACGGCGAGCGCAGCCGGGAGCTGCCGGCGCGCCCGCCGAAGCTGGCCGCGTGGAAGCCGTCCGACGGACCGGTGCAGCGGCACAACGACTACGTGCACTACGAGAGCGACGCCATCGCCAAGATCCTGTGCAAGCCGCTGATCGGCGCGGTCGCCGCCCGGCTGGCGCGCGCCGACGAGATCCGGGTCTTCCAGTCCACGCTGATCTACAAGCCGCCGATCGCCGGCGAGCCGAGCAACGTCGTGCCCTGGCACTTCGACCGGCACTACTGGGCCTCGTGCACGTCCGAGGACATGCTGACGGCGTTCATCCCGTTCCACGACTGCGGACCGGAGATGGGCACCATCACCATGGTCGACGGCAGCCACCGCTGGACCGAGATCGGCCGCGAGGACTCGATGGTCAAGCACTTCGCCGAGCGCGACAAGGCGGACCTGGAGCGGGTGCTGGCCGAGAACGCCGCGCACAACGGCGCCGAGATCCGCAAGATCCCGATGGACATCCCCAAGGGCCACATGAGCTTCCACCACTGCCGCACCTACCACGGCAGCGGCCCGAACCTGAGCCCGCGGCCCCGGCGCGCGATCTCCTTCCACCTGCAGGACGGCGCCAACCAGAACCAGCGCTTCGAACTCGGCGACGGGACCCTCGCCGCCTACAACCACGACGTGCTCGTACGGCGCCTGCCGGACGGCCGACCCGACTACGCAGACCCCGATTTCTGCCCTGTGCTTTGGAGGAACTGA